Genomic window (Nitrospirales bacterium LBB_01):
AAAGACAGCGTTGAACAGTCCTCAGGGCTTTGCACTGTGTGCCGCGACGATCCGATGCAGGTAGTGAAATCTCTTGTGCCTGCTGAGGAAAAAGACAAAGACGCTCTTGAAATTCACGGCTATAAGATATTAAAAGAGATTGGGAAGGGCGGAATGGGCGCTGTTTACCTTGCCAAACATATAGAGACTGGAAGGGATGTGGCTCTGAAGGTTATGCTTTCAGAGGTTGCCGTTAATGAGCGCTCAAAGGAAATGTTTCTTAGAGAGGTGGAAAACACAAAACACTTAAAGCACCCAAACGTTGTGCAGCTGCTTGACTACGGCAACTCACGCGGCACCTTTTATTTTACCCTTGAGTACTGCGAGGGGGGCAGCATAGACAAGATAATGATGGCACAGGGCGGACGACTAAGTATAGAGGAATCCACCAACATGATAATGCAATCCCTTGATGGACTTCACTACGCTCATACACTAGAAATTCCTAACGTCAAACTGGCCGATGGCACAATTGCTACACTAAAAGGATTAATCCATAGAGATATAAAACCCACTAATATATTTATAACAGAAGCCGATGGAACAAAATTGGCAAAAATAGCAGACTTTGGATTGGGTAAAGCATTTGATGCCGCTGGCTTAAGCGGCTATACCCGTACAGGAGCCTCTGCCGGCACCCCTGTTTTTATGTCCAGACAACAGGTTATCAATTTCAAATACTCAAAACCGGAGGCTGACGTTTGGGCTATGGCAGCCACTTTTTATTACATGCTTACAGGGCGTTTTCCCAGAGATTTTCCCAAAGGTAAGGACCCATGGTACATAGTGCTTCAGAGCAAGCCGGTACCGATACTGAAAAGAAATCCTAATATACCTAAGAAGCTGGCCGAGGTGATAGATGAGGCACTTATAGACCAGCCTGAAATTAAAATCAAAACCGCTCTTGATTTTAAGCGAGCGCTGGAGGGTGCATTATGAATAAAGCGATAACATTCGCAGGCTTAACCGACAAGGGGCTGGTTCGACAAAGAAATGAGGATAACTTGTCCATGAACCCGGAGCACGGCATGTTTATTGTATCCGATGGTATGGGAGGACATGCCGCAGGAGACCTTGCCAGTAAAGAAGTCGTAGAAAACCTGCCCGGTCTTTTAATTAAATATATGCAGCACATCGCTAGCCTCAAGGGCCCCGATGCCGTTGAGACAATCTCATCAGCCCTCACCGAGCTTAATGAACATGTGCGAATTATAAGTAAATCCAAACCGGGGCTTTCCGGCATGGGCGCCACAGTTGTTCTACTGATAATAAAAAACCGGGAGGCCATTGTCGCCCACATGGGTGACAGTAGAGCATATCTGCTAAGACACGGTTCCCTTACCCAGCTCACCATGGACCACTCTGTCATACAGGTGTTGATAAACTCTGGAGAAATCACTCAGGCGGATATCCAAAGCCACCCGGCCAGAGGAAAAATCACTCGTTGTATCGGTATGTCCGGGGATGCACTGCCGGAGACCAAATTCATGGTACCTCAACCCGGCGACAGGTTCCTGCTTTGCAGCGACGGCCTCACTGGAATGGTCGGCGACAGCGATATAAAAGAAACGCTTATGAACATTGCTGACTCAGAAAAAGCCTGTGCCTCACTGATTAAATCAGCCATCACAGCAGGCGGCATTGACAATATCACCGTGATTGTCGTTGACTACGTTTTAAATGATGACTCTGACAGCGATGTTACTCCTGTAACCATCTCAGACACAGAAAAGTACGGCTCGGGGGAAAAAGACACCGCTGAGACAACAGACTTTGCTGCTTTGGTCGTAAATCTGGATAAAACACCGCCTCAGTTTAGCTTACCCGTGACCGCTCCTTCTTTTACGATAGGAAGGTCATCAAACAACAATTTAAGTTTAAAGGTGGACAAGACCGTATCACGCAACCACTGTGTTGTCAGAGTGGAGGGGGGTGAGTTAATTTTGGAGGATCTTGGCAGCCGAAACGGCACATACCTAAACGGCAAACGCATAAAGGGAGCTGTGAGTCTGCCCTTGCCCTCGTGGTTTGCTGTTGGACGCACAAGGATTGGTATAATCCCTCCCGGCTCTGATGAGGCGCAGGCTGATGATTTGCTTGATGAGGCCTATAGCTCTGAGGGAAGTATATTAATTCCGCCCAGTGAGTTCTTTGAAGAACGTACGGAGGCGCTTCTGGTTGTTGACATAGTGGGTTCAACGAGAATTGTAAAACTGGGTGAAACTCACCTTGTTAAAGTCATATCGGCTCTTGGGCAGCTGCTTGAAAAATCCCTGCAAAATGAAAAACATGCCTTTCTTAAATGCACAGGGGATGGTTTTTTTGCTATTTTTAGTTCGGCCGATGCCGCTCTGAGTGCAGCCCTTAAGCTCTCACCGGGAATCCTCAGACACATAAAGATTCCGGTTCAAATATCGATAGCTCTTCACTGGGGCTCAGTACGTCTTACTCAGGAGGGCGAACGCACCGGACGAAACGCTCATGCTGTGTTTTCCCTTGAAGACCTAAGACACAGAGAGCCAAAAGTAAACGAACGCTTGACCCCTCATCACAAAGAATTTATACTTATGACCGACCCCTTCTGGAGTAACCTCAACCCGGCTTCACAACTTAAGGCACTGCCCATCGGCTCTTATACGCTTAAGGGACTGGATAAGCAGGAAAAGATTTACTACTGGAAAACTCAATAATGGTGAGCAAATGCCTATCATAACAGCTTGCCCAACTTGCGGGTCAAAATACAGCGTGTCATCATCATTGACTGGTAAAAACGCCAAGTGTAAAAAGTGTGGCGGCACGTTTAGAATAGAAAAATATGCGGCAGAGCAATCCGTCTCAATGCAGACTATGGAAAAAGGCTCAGGCTGCTCGTGGAACGTTGGGGATGTAATATTAGACCTCTATGAGGTTTCAGGGCTTTTGGGCGAGGGCGGAATGGGCAAGGTGTATAAGGTTAAACATAAGGGCTGGAATGTTGACCTTGCCGTGAAATGCCCAAAGTCGGCGGAGCTGGCAAGAGCGGGGGGATCGGAAAACTTTGAGCGTGAGGCTGAGACGTGGGTCAATCTCGGTCTGCATCCGCATATAGTCAGCTGCTACTACGTAAGAGAGGTCGATGAGGTTCCAATGGTTTTTGCCGAATACGTGGATGGCGGGAGTTTAAACGACTGGATTCATGACGGCAAACTAAACACACTGGACGCCATCCTTGACGCTTCAATACAGTTTGCATGGGGGCTCCATTATGCTCATGAAAAAGGGCTTATTCACCAGGATATAAAACCGGCTAATGTCATGATGACCTCAGAGGGCATAGCCAAAGTTACCGACTTCGGACTTGCCAAAGCCGTGGGAATGTCATACGGTCAGGATAGTTTTGAAGACTATGGTTTGAATAAATTAGTGACGCCGGGAGGGATGACGCCGGCTTATTGTTCTCCTGAGCAGGCCAATCAGGAACAACTTTCCCTTAAGACCGACATTTGGTCATGGGCAGTGTCTGTGCTTGTGATGTTTACCGGGGAGGTGACCTGGCCCTCGGGCACAGTGGCAGGGGAGGCTATGAAGTGGTATCTGGAAAGTATGGGCGATGGTCTCAGTAATAAGAACCTGCCGGCTATGCCGGATGAGGTAGCGGAACTCCTTACCAGGTGCTTTAAGGAAAACCCAATTGAACGTCCAGACAGTATGTTTGATGTAGCCCGTGAACTTATAAAAATATATGAGAAGTTAATTGGTAAAAATTATGCTCGCACTGCCCCAGAGGTCAGCACGGCTACAGCCGATAGTCTTAATAACCGAGCAGTCTCTCTTCTTGACCTTGGCAGAGAGGAGGAGGCAGAGCGGCTATGGACCGAGGCGCTTCGGATTCAGCCCCATCATCCGGAATCCAGCTTTAACCTTGGGCTATCTCAGTGGCGCGGAGCTAAGATAACAGATAACTCACTTGTCAGACTGCTGGATGAGGTTCAGCGCTCCCACCCTGAAACCCCAATAGTGAAATATCTGACAGGTCTTGTGCATCTGGAAAGAGACGACTGCTCACTTGCTTTAAAATACCTTAACGATATAGACCCAACTATAACGCACCTTGAGGACATTAGGTATGCGATAGTTTACGCACAATCGCAAAAAGGGCGTTCAAAGGGCTGCCTTAGAACCTTTACCGGACATGATGAGCCTGTAACCGCCGTAGGGTTAAGTGCAGACGGCAGAATTGCCATGTCGGGTAGTCTTGATAAGACACTTCGTCTTTGGGATACGGAAACCGGAACATGTCTGAAAGTTTTTATAGGGCATACAGACGGCATCCTATCGGCATATATGCTGCCCGACGCATCGCTTATAATCTCCGGCAGCCGGGACAAAACGGTACGAGTGTGGGATGTTAAAAGCGGCTACTGTCTCCACACTTTTAAAGGCCACATGGATGGAGTTACCTCGGTGTTTATAGAGCCGGGCGGGCGTAACCCGCTATCGGGCAGCATGGATGAGACAATAAAACTATGGGATACAAAAACAGGCACTTATATGAGGTCTTTTATCGGGCACAAAGGAGATATAACATCGGTTTATCTTACAAAGGATGGAAAATATGTAGCGTCATCGTGCAAAGACGGTACAATACGGCTTTGGGATGTTTCCTCTCTTAGATGTCTGCACACATTTAAGGGGCATATCGGTGCTGTTAACTTTATGTCGGTAAGTAAAAACGGTCAGACAATGGTCACAGCTGGAGCTGACAAGAGCGTAAAATTGTGGGACTTGACCACCCGTATATACAGTAAAACCATGTATGGTCATGGTGAGGCGGTAAGCGGGGTTTTTGTGGACTCAGTAGGTAAGACATTTGTCTCTGTAAGTCATGATAAGACAATGATCCAGTGGGCAGTTGACTCCGGCAGAGGTATGCGCACCTTTGAGGGACACTCGGAGTCAGTTAACGCAGCGGCTCTGTCAGAGGATGGCAGATTTGCCATTACAGGAGGCGATGATAAACAAGTAAAATTCTGGGATGTCACCTCCAACAGGGAATCTTTCCGAGCACCTATGATGCTCTCTCAGGTACTTAAGAGCGAGGCTGCGTTTTCAGCCATGGCAGCCTACTCGCAGGAACTTAAGGAGGCAAAGAAGTGTTTTAAAGAGGGGGATTTTAAAAAGGCGGCAGCTCATATAAGAAAAGCACGCTCACAGCGCGGCTATAGCCGTGACATCGAGGCGTTGACTATGTGGATGGAACTGTATTTGCGTTTCCCTCGTCACAAATTTGTAGGCGGCTGGGAGGGTGTTACATTTAAAGGGCACAGTGGATCGGTCACTTCAATTTCGGTTGACAGTCACGGAAAACTTTTGCTTACCGGCAGCATAGATAAAACCATTCGGCTTTGGGATATAGAAAGCGGTGATTTAATTAACACATTTAAGGGATTCCCTGCCGGCATAACCAGCGTGCATCTGAGCGAGGACGGTCTGTATGCAGTGGCAGGCACTATGGATAAAACCATAAGCTTTTGGGACGTACAAAAGGGTAAGCAGATAAGAGCTATCAAAGGGCATGAGGGAGTGGTACGCAGCGTATATCTCAGCAACGATTGTCATTTGGCTGTTACCTCAGGGGACGATAAAACTGTAAAGGTTTGGGATGTTACCACAGGGCGTCTTATTAGATCGTATGATGACCACACTGACCCTGTCATGGCTGTTTCATTAAATGCCGACAACAGGTTTTTTATAACAGGTTGTGCTGATGGTAAACTTAAGGTGTGGGAGATGACAACAGCTAACTTTGTGAAAGCTCTTGCCACTTATGAAGGACACACAGATGTAATAAACACGGTGGCGTTAAGTCTGGACGGAAAACTTGTGGTAACCGGCAGCGAGGATATGACAATAAGGGTGTGGGATCTGTCTTTAGGAAAATGCGTAAAGAAACTTGAGGGCCACACGGCAGGGGTTACCACAGTAAGCATAAGTGCCGACAACAACTTCTTACTTTCTGGTAGTAACGACAATGCTGTAAGACTTTGGGATATCAGGTCGGAAAGCTGTGTGCGAGTATTTAAGGGGCATCAGTTAGGGATAAACTCGGTATTGTTGAGCCGTCATGGCAGACATGCTTTCTCAGCAGGCGATGACGGCGAAATAAAGCTATGGACGCTTGACTGGGAAATAGACGATACAAAAGAGGGCAGGTGGGATGACTCAGCTTATGGATATCTTGAGCTGTTCCTTGCCTCCTTTGTGCCTTATGTATCGGGGAGCCTTGCCCGCCGGGGAAAACCAGGCTGGAAAGATAAGGACCTTGAAGAACTGTTCTATAAGCTTGGATGTGTCGGCTGCGGCTGGATCTCTCATGAAGTAATTAAAAAAGAAATAAAAATACTTGAAGGCAAAAAGTTTTCAAAATAATATTAATTACAGGTATAATAAATATGTGAGGACAGTGGGTTGTGTATAGAATCGTGACAGGGCATAGTATCAGGTCTATAAAGGAGTGTGAGTGATGGTCCAGAAAACTTACGAGGCAAATCTGGAGACAGCTTTGTCGTACCTAAAAAATGATCAAAGAAAAGACGCTGTCTCTACCATGAAACGGGCGCTTGCTCAGGTGCCGGAGGACGAGAAACTGCCCGAGAATCTTGCGTATCTAAAAATACTGTTTTTCTGCGCCAGATTTGCCATTGAGGACACCGACGAAAGAGTTGCCTACTACTACATTAAAGAGGGCAT
Coding sequences:
- a CDS encoding protein kinase, which translates into the protein MPAKVVLEVTEGKLKGKKYKFLERTTCIIGRGVDCSPRLPDDDEHRTISRHHCLLDINPPGIRIKDFGSLNGTYVNGLKIGQRQKSQNINEISQMEFPEYDLKKGDEIKLGTTVFKVKTYAPPLCSVCGADLPLDSSGEFKTEGGSNLCQNCAENKDKKDTAPALLTSCTGCGKILGKDSVEQSSGLCTVCRDDPMQVVKSLVPAEEKDKDALEIHGYKILKEIGKGGMGAVYLAKHIETGRDVALKVMLSEVAVNERSKEMFLREVENTKHLKHPNVVQLLDYGNSRGTFYFTLEYCEGGSIDKIMMAQGGRLSIEESTNMIMQSLDGLHYAHTLEIPNVKLADGTIATLKGLIHRDIKPTNIFITEADGTKLAKIADFGLGKAFDAAGLSGYTRTGASAGTPVFMSRQQVINFKYSKPEADVWAMAATFYYMLTGRFPRDFPKGKDPWYIVLQSKPVPILKRNPNIPKKLAEVIDEALIDQPEIKIKTALDFKRALEGAL
- a CDS encoding protein kinase, with the protein product MSSSLTGKNAKCKKCGGTFRIEKYAAEQSVSMQTMEKGSGCSWNVGDVILDLYEVSGLLGEGGMGKVYKVKHKGWNVDLAVKCPKSAELARAGGSENFEREAETWVNLGLHPHIVSCYYVREVDEVPMVFAEYVDGGSLNDWIHDGKLNTLDAILDASIQFAWGLHYAHEKGLIHQDIKPANVMMTSEGIAKVTDFGLAKAVGMSYGQDSFEDYGLNKLVTPGGMTPAYCSPEQANQEQLSLKTDIWSWAVSVLVMFTGEVTWPSGTVAGEAMKWYLESMGDGLSNKNLPAMPDEVAELLTRCFKENPIERPDSMFDVARELIKIYEKLIGKNYARTAPEVSTATADSLNNRAVSLLDLGREEEAERLWTEALRIQPHHPESSFNLGLSQWRGAKITDNSLVRLLDEVQRSHPETPIVKYLTGLVHLERDDCSLALKYLNDIDPTITHLEDIRYAIVYAQSQKGRSKGCLRTFTGHDEPVTAVGLSADGRIAMSGSLDKTLRLWDTETGTCLKVFIGHTDGILSAYMLPDASLIISGSRDKTVRVWDVKSGYCLHTFKGHMDGVTSVFIEPGGRNPLSGSMDETIKLWDTKTGTYMRSFIGHKGDITSVYLTKDGKYVASSCKDGTIRLWDVSSLRCLHTFKGHIGAVNFMSVSKNGQTMVTAGADKSVKLWDLTTRIYSKTMYGHGEAVSGVFVDSVGKTFVSVSHDKTMIQWAVDSGRGMRTFEGHSESVNAAALSEDGRFAITGGDDKQVKFWDVTSNRESFRAPMMLSQVLKSEAAFSAMAAYSQELKEAKKCFKEGDFKKAAAHIRKARSQRGYSRDIEALTMWMELYLRFPRHKFVGGWEGVTFKGHSGSVTSISVDSHGKLLLTGSIDKTIRLWDIESGDLINTFKGFPAGITSVHLSEDGLYAVAGTMDKTISFWDVQKGKQIRAIKGHEGVVRSVYLSNDCHLAVTSGDDKTVKVWDVTTGRLIRSYDDHTDPVMAVSLNADNRFFITGCADGKLKVWEMTTANFVKALATYEGHTDVINTVALSLDGKLVVTGSEDMTIRVWDLSLGKCVKKLEGHTAGVTTVSISADNNFLLSGSNDNAVRLWDIRSESCVRVFKGHQLGINSVLLSRHGRHAFSAGDDGEIKLWTLDWEIDDTKEGRWDDSAYGYLELFLASFVPYVSGSLARRGKPGWKDKDLEELFYKLGCVGCGWISHEVIKKEIKILEGKKFSK
- a CDS encoding FHA domain-containing protein, translated to MNKAITFAGLTDKGLVRQRNEDNLSMNPEHGMFIVSDGMGGHAAGDLASKEVVENLPGLLIKYMQHIASLKGPDAVETISSALTELNEHVRIISKSKPGLSGMGATVVLLIIKNREAIVAHMGDSRAYLLRHGSLTQLTMDHSVIQVLINSGEITQADIQSHPARGKITRCIGMSGDALPETKFMVPQPGDRFLLCSDGLTGMVGDSDIKETLMNIADSEKACASLIKSAITAGGIDNITVIVVDYVLNDDSDSDVTPVTISDTEKYGSGEKDTAETTDFAALVVNLDKTPPQFSLPVTAPSFTIGRSSNNNLSLKVDKTVSRNHCVVRVEGGELILEDLGSRNGTYLNGKRIKGAVSLPLPSWFAVGRTRIGIIPPGSDEAQADDLLDEAYSSEGSILIPPSEFFEERTEALLVVDIVGSTRIVKLGETHLVKVISALGQLLEKSLQNEKHAFLKCTGDGFFAIFSSADAALSAALKLSPGILRHIKIPVQISIALHWGSVRLTQEGERTGRNAHAVFSLEDLRHREPKVNERLTPHHKEFILMTDPFWSNLNPASQLKALPIGSYTLKGLDKQEKIYYWKTQ